In Flavobacterium praedii, the DNA window TAAATTTGAACAAACATATTTGTACGATGCAAAAATTTCTCTTAAGTCTGTTTTTTATAAGTCTGACCTCCGTAATATGGGGACAAGAAACGCAACAAGAAAAACTGGAAAAACGCAAAGCCGAAATTCAACAAGAAATTTTGGCCAATGAAAAACTATTACAATCGGTAAAGAAAAAAGAAAAATCGGCAGTTAATGTGATAATTTTACAAAGCAATAAAATAAAATTAAAAGAAAAATTGATTCATACTACAGAGAAACAAACTAAGATTCTTAGTAATGACATGTATGTTAATCAAATTAAAATCAACAAGTTGAATCGAGAATTGGTAATTCTAAAGGAAGATTACGCCAAGATGATTGTCAAGTCCTATAAAAGCAGATCGGAACAAAGTCGTGCTATGTTTTTATTGTCTTCAGAAAATTTTTTACAAGCCTACAAAAGAGCGCAGTATATGAAACAATATACAAGTTTTAGAAAGATACAAGGCGAAGAAATTAAATCCAAAACCAACGAACTTTTAGGATATAATGATAGACTTAACATTCAAAAAATAGCCAAAAAGAAATTATTAGCCGAAAACACTAAAGAGAAATTGTCTCTTGAAATTGAAAAGAAAAAACAATTAAAGTTGGTTAATGCCATCAAAAAAGACAAGAAAAAAATTACTGCCGAAATTAAAAGAAAGCAGCAAGAATCGCGAGCTATTGACCGACAAATTGATCGATTAATACGAGAGGCCATTGCCGAAGCCAATAGAAAAGCGGCAACCGAAAATGCCAAAGCAAATCCAAATGCTCCAGTTGTAGCTTATACATCTTCAAGGATTATATTAACGGCTGAGTCTAAAATATTGGCAGATAATTTTAGAGCGAACAGAGGTAAATTGCCTTGGCCAGTTGAGAAAGGTTTTGTTTCACTTGGATTTGGTGATCAGCCACATCCCGTTTATCCAAGTCTAGTTATTCACAATAGTGGCGTGGAAATCACTACAGATCAAGGTTCAAATGCCAGAGCAGTTTTTGGTGGCGAAGTAACTAGCGTAATTGTTTTGTCTCCTGTGAATAAAGCAGTAATGATTCAACATGGGGATTGCTTCACAGTATATCAAAATCTATCTTCTGTTTTTGTGAGCAAAGGTGATAAAGTAAGTATCAAACAAAGTTTAGGGAAGATAAGAACCAACGGAGAAGGAAAAACAATTTTAAAGTTCACAATTTCACAAAACACAACCTATAACAACCCTGCTTCTTGGTTGTATAATATGTAATTTCATGTAAACTAAATAAGAGCACTATTTTTTTGAAATGAGAAAATAGTGCAGTTTTATTATTAAATCATTCATTAAGTTTGCACCATATATAATCTAATATGTTAAAATATTTTCTAAGTTTTGTTTTTCTAATTTCAACATCTGCAATTTTTTCTCAGGTCAATCAACAAAAAAAATTAGAAGAAAGAAAAGCTAAAATTCAACAAGAAATTCGTGAAAACGAAACCAAACTTCAATCCGTTAAGAAGAAAGAAAAAACAGCTACCAAAGCGATTGTTTTACAAAGCAATAAAATTAAACTTAAAGAAGAATTAATTGCCACTACAGAAAAACAAACCAAATTATTAGGAAACTCAATAGTTGTCAATCAATCTCAAATTGATAAATTAGAACAAGAGCTTAAGTCACTCAAAGAGGATTATGCCAAAATGATAGTTCAATCTTATAAAAGCCGTTCTGAAGAAAGTCGAGCTATGTTTTTATTGTCTTCCGAAAGTTTTTTGCAGGCATACAAAAGAGCTCAGTATATGAAACAATATACGAATTACAGACGCATTCAAGGCGAAGAAATTTTTTCTAAAACAAACGTATTATATACTTTTAATGCCAAATTGGATGTTCAAAAAAGTGCCAAAGAGCAACTTATTACTGAAAACGAAAAAGAAAAATTGTCTTTGGAAAAAGAGAAACAAGAACAACAAAAATTAGTTGAAACATTAAAAAAAGACAAAAATAAAATTCTAGCCGAAATCAAAAAAAGGCAAAAAGAGGCCAAATCGATTGATAATAAAATTGATAAATTAATTAGAGAAGCTATTGCAGAAGCCAATAGAAAGGCCGCTAGAGAAAAAGCCGCTAAGGAAAAAGCGAAAGCGGATGCGATAGTCAAAGCCAACGCAATTGCCAAAGCCAAAGCAATAGAAAAAGCAAAAGCTATAGCCGCTGCCAATGCTGCTGCTGCTGCCAAAGCCAAAGCCAATTCCAAACCAATTCCAAAACCAATTCCAATACCGAAGGATGTCGCCATTGCCATCGCCAAAGTGGATCCTGTAGTTGTAGCAAAAGCCGCAGTTTCATCTACCAAAATGGAATTAACATCAGATGGTAAAATTGATTCAGACAGCTTTAAAGCCAACAAAGGAAAACTCCCTTGGCCTGTTGAAAGTGGTTTTGTCTCCATGGGATATGGAGATCAAGCACACCCAGTGTATAAATCATTAGTAATTCACAATAGCGGACTGGAATTTTCCACCAGTTCTGGTGCAAATGCAAGGGCTGTTTTTTTAGGAATAGTAAATAGTGTCATCGTAATTTCTCCGGTAAATAAAGTAGTTATGTTACAGCATGGAGACTTTTTTACAATATATCAAAACTTGATATCAGTTAATGTAAGTAAAGGGGATAAAGTAACAGCGAGACAAAGTTTAGGAAGAATAAAAACAAATGGAGATGGAAGAACAATATTAAAATTTGCAATCACTCAAAACACGACATACACCAATCCAAGAACTTGGCTGTCGCCTAAATAGAAGGAATAATTTAATAAAATTTAAAGAGTCTTCTAAAAAATTAAAATTATATTTGATAAAATTTAAAATTATGAAATGAGCATGACCGTGTATTGGTAACAAACACCAATGACGATATGCGAATTACATATGACCAATAAAAAACAATAAATATCTACATATGAATTCGAATAACCCTTTTTTAAATAACAAAACATTTTCAACTGCTGTTTCTAGAAAAGACGAAGTACATCAAGCAACAATTATAGATGTCAATCAAGACATGACAGTTGCTGGAACCATCAACAGAAGTTTAATCCTTTTTTTATTACTTATTGCTTCTGCAACTGTAATTTGGTGGGCTACTTTTAATGGAATGAACCCGATTGTTCCTGCATTTGGAGGCGCCATTGTTGGGTTGATTTTAGTAGTAATCGCCGCTTTTAAACCACAATATTCCGCCTATTTAGCTCCAGGTTACGCCTTGTTCGAAGGGTTGTTTATCGGGGGTGTTTCGGCTATTTTTGAAGTTCAATATCCTGGCATAGTAACACAAGCTGTTGGGGCTACATTTGTTACTTTTGCGGTTTGTTTGGGATTGTATAAATATAAAATAGTAAAAGTAACAGAGCAATTCAAATCAGTTGTAATGGCGGCCACTCTTGCTATTGCCACTTATTATTTAATTTCTTGGATATTTTCTATGTTTACAAGTTTTACTCCTGTACATTATGGAAATTCTATGATGAGTATTGGGATTAGTGTTTTTGTAATTGTAATTGCTGCTTTAAACTTGTTTTTGGATTTTGATAGAATCGAAAAAGGAGCAGAGCAAAAAATGCCAAAATACATGGAATGGTATGGAGCAATGGGATTAATGATCACATTAGTTTGGTTGTATATTGAATTTTTAAGATTGCTTTCAAAATTATCGAAAAAATAAAATGTAGCAATTGTTTTTATATAATGATGCCCTTCCAAAAGAAGGGTATTTTTTTTTGATACTAAAGCATTTTATATACTGTATAGTTTCAATGTATCATTTTATATTAGGATAAAAGGGATTGTAGCTATCAAATCATTAAATTTGTATTCTTATTTAAAGACATGTTAGAAAAAGAAACAATAAATTTCGAGAAAACGGCTATTGTTGGTATAGTTACACAAAACCAAAGCGAAGAGAAACTCAATGAATATCTTGATGAATTGGAGTTTTTGACGTTTACCGCAGGTGGAGAAGTGGTCAAGCGCTTTTCACAGAAGATGGAACGTCCGAATCCTAAAACTTTTGTTGGAACCGGAAAACTGGAAGAAATTTGTCTTTTTGTAAAAGAGAATGACATTTCAACTTTAGTATTTGATGACGAATTGTCTCCGTCTCAACAAAAGAATATTTCTAAGATTATCGATTGCAAAATTTTAGATCGTACACATCTAATACTTGATATTTTTGCTCAAAGGGCCGAAACTTCTTATGCTAGAACTCAAGTAGAGCTAGCACAATGTCAATATTTGTTACCCCGACTTTCTGGAATGTGGACGCACTTGGAGCGTCAAAAAGGGGGTATCGGGATGCGTGGACCTGGAGAAACAGAGATTGAAACGGATAGACGTATTGTGCGTGATCGTATAGCGTTATTGAAAGAAAAGATTAAAACTATCGACAAACAAATGGGTGTGCAACGAAGTAATCGTGGCGCAATGGTTCGTGTTGCTTTGGTAGGATATACCAATGTTGGAAAATCAACATTGATGAATGCCGTTGGGAAAAGTGATGTTTTTGTAGAGAACAAACTTTTTGCAACTTTGGACACGACCGTTCGAAAAGTGGTTATTAAAAACTTACCTTTCTTGCTTTCGGATACCGTTGGTTTTATTCGAAAATTACCTACACAATTGGTAGATTCTTTTAAGAGTACATTGGATGAAGTTCGGGAAGCCGATTTGTTATTGCACGTTGTTGATATTTCACATCCTGAATTTGAAGATCATATAGAATCTGTAAACCAAACCTTGATGGATATTAAAGCCAATGATAAACCGGTTATTATGGTTTTCAATAAAATAGATGCCTACAAACATTTGACCATTGACGAAGATGATTTAATGACAGAAAAAACACCGAGACATTTTACATTGGAGGAATGGAAACAAACATGGATGCACCGATTGGGTGGAGAAAAAGCTTTGTTTATTTCGGCAACAAATAAAGAAAATTTCGAAGAATTCAGAGAACGTGTTTATGAAGCTGTTCGACAAATACACATTACCCGTTTTCCATACAATAAGTTTTTATATCCTGATTATAAAGATGCAGTAGAGAAAGAAGAGAATGTTGATCAAGATGAATAAAAAAAGACCTTTTAGTAATTGCTAAAAGGTCTTTTTTTTGTTTAAAAATTGTAGTTTAAAGCCACGCCAAACACTTCTTTGGTTTGAAAACCAGCAAAAGCATCGTCATCATAAATCGCTTGGAAATTAAAATTTGCTGATAATACTTTGTTGATTTTCATCAAAATTATCAAGCTGTAATTGATGTCAATATTTTGAGGTTTTTCTAAATAATTGGAATATAAATTCAAAAGATTTTCCGCACTTACGTTTTCCATTATATTAAATTTATAGTAAGCTGTAGCATTGAATCCCAATTGATACAACATGCTTTTGTTGGCATCTACTCCAAAATAGGAGCCATCTACATAACCCGGAATTGAAGTATAGCGGCTATTTACAAAAGTGAATTTGGAGGTTAGAGGAGCCAGATTAATTTTAAAATTCTCATTCTTTTTCCAATACATTCCAGGACCAACAAGCAAATACCCTGGAGACATAAATTTGGTGTTTTCTTCTCTTATTTCTGCACCATTTACATCTTTGTCATACAAAAAACCTCTCGTAAATTGGGACCTGAAATTGACTAAAAACGAATAATACCAATAGCTTTTGGTTTTTTTGGCTACAATTGAATTGATTTCGAGTTGATCATCGGTTTTCTTTTCAAAACTGGAATTTTGTGTTTGTAATAAACCATAGGAAGCCAGAATTCTGTTTTCCCAGGTATAATCATCTTTTTTGTAATCAATTTTATAATCGAGACCAAGATTACCTGAGAAGCTATTCTCTCCACCGGCAATCCAGTTATTGAAGCTGGCTTGATTAAATAGAAATGTAACTTTTCCTTTTGACTTCCAGCCATTTTTAATGGTATCGTCTATGGTTTTTGCTGCATCTTCTGTTTTTTTTATTAGATCTTTTTCAGCAGATTGAGCAGTAATCAAAGTTGAAAGGGGAAACAGACATATTAATAGAATTAGTTTTTTCATTGTAAGAGTATTAGTTGTAATACAAATATAATAAAAAGAATAAAACGTTAAATGTCAGGTGGTTAAAAAATAAAATTATTTTTTAGGCGATTTGTATAAAGGCACAGCTGAACATGCTTCGCCGAACATGATACTTTTGGCATGCCGTTGCAAATATTGTGCTGCCAAAACATAAGCCAGCATTGGAACAGGTTTTCTAGAACAACCTTTTATAATTACTGGTTTGTCTTGATAAACAGTATAATCGATTCTAGAAAGTATTTCGACGTATAAAGCAGCATCTAAATCTTCCAGATAACCATTTATAATTTTTTTGGCAAAGGGAGCCAAATGCATCGTTACCAAAATAATGGCCCATTTGGGAATAATGGCATCAGTGCCACAAGTAACTGCAACATATTGATCTTGGTATTGGGACCAATCTTGTTTGTTAAGTTGTTCTCTAAAGTCTTTTTCTTTCAATAAAAAGCCTTCATAAAGCCATTGTGAAATATCGATTTGCACACGAATTCCAGCTGGATAATAGTCTTCAAGATCGAAAACTTCCAGTGTACTATTTGCTACTTTATTGATTATTTCTTCCATTCTAAATATTTAGTGGTCAGTGGTCAGTATTTAGTAGTCAGTTTCTAACTGAACACTAAAATACTGAACACTGCCTACTTTTTTGTTACAACATTCCCAATTCTAATTTTGCTTCTTCGCTCATCAAATCTTTGCTCCATGGTGGATCAAATGTGATTTCAACTTCGGCATCTTTTACATGCTCTATTGATTTTATTTTTTCCTCCACTTCTCTTGGTAAACTCTCGGCTACCGGACAGTTTGGCGAAGTAAGTGTCATGAGAATTTTTACTTCATAATCGGTGTTGACCATTACATCATAGATCAATCCCAATTCGTAGATATCTACAGGAATTTCTGGATCGTAAATGGTTTTCAATTTTGCTACAATCGATTCTCCTAATGCTTCTGTGTTTATTTCTTCTATCATAATTTATATTTTTTAAACCATATAAGTCATATAAGGTTATTTTTTGTTAATGTTTTAGCTAAATATAAGTTCAAAAAAGTTAATCTTCTAACATTCGATAATATTCATTGACCATTGTTTTTTGACCTTCATAGTAAATGTTTTTTACATTAAAATTAATTAATAAACCAATCGGAGCTTTTAATAAGTTCATATAAGTCAGCAATTGCGCTTCAAAAATGGGACTTATTTCATTTACCGATTTTAGTTCTACAACAAGTGAATTCTCTATAAATAAATCACATCTAAGTTTCGATTCTAACTGATATCCTTTATAATTTAAAGGAATCTCAAGTTCGGAGGAAAAATTTATTTTTCTTAATTCTAATTCTTTTTTAAGACATTGATGATAAACATTTTCCAAAAGACCTGCGCCTATACTTTTATGAACTTCAATTGCCGCTCCATTTACCTGATAGACTAAATCTTTGAGAGTACTTCTGTTTATAATCATATTTTTTATAGAATTAGCTTATATGACTTATATGTTTTTAATTTTTTTTAGCATCAAATGCCAAAGCGTACATTTTAATATTTTTAATCATTGATACCAAACCATTGGCTCTTGTTGGTGATAGATGTTCTTTTAATCCTATTTCGTCAATAAAATCCATATCGGCGTTTAAGATATCCGTAGCTTTTTGGTTCGAGAAAGCACGGATTAAAATAGCGATTATACCTTTGGTCAAAATGGCGTCACTATCTGCTGTAAAGACAATTTTATCATCGTTTTGTTCTCCTTGCAACCAAACTTTGGATTGACATCCTTTGATCAGATTGTCGTCTGTTTTGAATTCTTCTTTGATTAATGGAAGATTTTTGCCTAAATCAATTATGTATTCATATCGTTGCATCCAGTCATCGAACATGGAAAATTCGTCTATAATTTCGTTTTGTATTTCTTTTATTGTCATTCTTCTTTAATTGAAAAGGATAGTACTGTATTTACTAAATTTTTAATTTTTTCATTCGGAAATCCATTGTCGAAAGTTTGGCTTTCATAGGTTTTCCCTTTATAAGTTATTTTCAAATTGGCCATTGCAGCTCCATCATGAAAGCGCTTTTGAGTCGGTGCTTTTAAACTTGGAATTTCCTCCAAATTCACTTTTTGAAATTCCTTAATCAAGGTATTCCATTGTGAATCTGTTAACGTATTTGAATCAGGTTTTTCATCTCTGGCATTAGTGACCGAAATTGTTTTATTTTGAATCACAATATTTTTATGCAATCCTCTTGAGTTTGCTGTGTATTCTATTTTAGCAGTTTCCATATCTAGATTTTGACTTTGGCAACTTTTTCCAAGAAACAGTGTTAAAAACAAAAGGGATAAAATTTTCATAGCGTTTTATGTTTTAGGACAACATCATTTTTGCTTTTTTGACCGCATCAACCATTATGTCTATTTCTTCTTTGGTGTTGTAAAAAGAAAACGACGCTCTTATTGTCCCTGGAATTCCGAAGAAATTCATAATAGGTTGTGCGCAATGATGGCCTGTTCTTACAGCAATTCCTAATTTGTCTATTATGGTTCCAATGTCATAAGGATGAATGCCTTCTATATTAAAAGAGATTACCGAAGTTTTTGCTTCAGCAGTACCATGAATTTTCAAACCGTCAATTTCTAGTAATCGTTTTGTACCGTATTCTAATAATTCTAATTCTTGTTTCTGAAT includes these proteins:
- a CDS encoding SUF system Fe-S cluster assembly protein; the encoded protein is MIEEINTEALGESIVAKLKTIYDPEIPVDIYELGLIYDVMVNTDYEVKILMTLTSPNCPVAESLPREVEEKIKSIEHVKDAEVEITFDPPWSKDLMSEEAKLELGML
- the hflX gene encoding GTPase HflX, translating into MLEKETINFEKTAIVGIVTQNQSEEKLNEYLDELEFLTFTAGGEVVKRFSQKMERPNPKTFVGTGKLEEICLFVKENDISTLVFDDELSPSQQKNISKIIDCKILDRTHLILDIFAQRAETSYARTQVELAQCQYLLPRLSGMWTHLERQKGGIGMRGPGETEIETDRRIVRDRIALLKEKIKTIDKQMGVQRSNRGAMVRVALVGYTNVGKSTLMNAVGKSDVFVENKLFATLDTTVRKVVIKNLPFLLSDTVGFIRKLPTQLVDSFKSTLDEVREADLLLHVVDISHPEFEDHIESVNQTLMDIKANDKPVIMVFNKIDAYKHLTIDEDDLMTEKTPRHFTLEEWKQTWMHRLGGEKALFISATNKENFEEFRERVYEAVRQIHITRFPYNKFLYPDYKDAVEKEENVDQDE
- a CDS encoding murein hydrolase activator EnvC family protein — protein: MQKFLLSLFFISLTSVIWGQETQQEKLEKRKAEIQQEILANEKLLQSVKKKEKSAVNVIILQSNKIKLKEKLIHTTEKQTKILSNDMYVNQIKINKLNRELVILKEDYAKMIVKSYKSRSEQSRAMFLLSSENFLQAYKRAQYMKQYTSFRKIQGEEIKSKTNELLGYNDRLNIQKIAKKKLLAENTKEKLSLEIEKKKQLKLVNAIKKDKKKITAEIKRKQQESRAIDRQIDRLIREAIAEANRKAATENAKANPNAPVVAYTSSRIILTAESKILADNFRANRGKLPWPVEKGFVSLGFGDQPHPVYPSLVIHNSGVEITTDQGSNARAVFGGEVTSVIVLSPVNKAVMIQHGDCFTVYQNLSSVFVSKGDKVSIKQSLGKIRTNGEGKTILKFTISQNTTYNNPASWLYNM
- a CDS encoding SufE family protein; translation: MTIKEIQNEIIDEFSMFDDWMQRYEYIIDLGKNLPLIKEEFKTDDNLIKGCQSKVWLQGEQNDDKIVFTADSDAILTKGIIAILIRAFSNQKATDILNADMDFIDEIGLKEHLSPTRANGLVSMIKNIKMYALAFDAKKN
- a CDS encoding GxxExxY protein encodes the protein MIINRSTLKDLVYQVNGAAIEVHKSIGAGLLENVYHQCLKKELELRKINFSSELEIPLNYKGYQLESKLRCDLFIENSLVVELKSVNEISPIFEAQLLTYMNLLKAPIGLLINFNVKNIYYEGQKTMVNEYYRMLED
- a CDS encoding DUF3078 domain-containing protein — encoded protein: MKKLILLICLFPLSTLITAQSAEKDLIKKTEDAAKTIDDTIKNGWKSKGKVTFLFNQASFNNWIAGGENSFSGNLGLDYKIDYKKDDYTWENRILASYGLLQTQNSSFEKKTDDQLEINSIVAKKTKSYWYYSFLVNFRSQFTRGFLYDKDVNGAEIREENTKFMSPGYLLVGPGMYWKKNENFKINLAPLTSKFTFVNSRYTSIPGYVDGSYFGVDANKSMLYQLGFNATAYYKFNIMENVSAENLLNLYSNYLEKPQNIDINYSLIILMKINKVLSANFNFQAIYDDDAFAGFQTKEVFGVALNYNF
- a CDS encoding murein hydrolase activator EnvC family protein — its product is MLKYFLSFVFLISTSAIFSQVNQQKKLEERKAKIQQEIRENETKLQSVKKKEKTATKAIVLQSNKIKLKEELIATTEKQTKLLGNSIVVNQSQIDKLEQELKSLKEDYAKMIVQSYKSRSEESRAMFLLSSESFLQAYKRAQYMKQYTNYRRIQGEEIFSKTNVLYTFNAKLDVQKSAKEQLITENEKEKLSLEKEKQEQQKLVETLKKDKNKILAEIKKRQKEAKSIDNKIDKLIREAIAEANRKAAREKAAKEKAKADAIVKANAIAKAKAIEKAKAIAAANAAAAAKAKANSKPIPKPIPIPKDVAIAIAKVDPVVVAKAAVSSTKMELTSDGKIDSDSFKANKGKLPWPVESGFVSMGYGDQAHPVYKSLVIHNSGLEFSTSSGANARAVFLGIVNSVIVISPVNKVVMLQHGDFFTIYQNLISVNVSKGDKVTARQSLGRIKTNGDGRTILKFAITQNTTYTNPRTWLSPK
- a CDS encoding Bax inhibitor-1/YccA family protein, translating into MNSNNPFLNNKTFSTAVSRKDEVHQATIIDVNQDMTVAGTINRSLILFLLLIASATVIWWATFNGMNPIVPAFGGAIVGLILVVIAAFKPQYSAYLAPGYALFEGLFIGGVSAIFEVQYPGIVTQAVGATFVTFAVCLGLYKYKIVKVTEQFKSVVMAATLAIATYYLISWIFSMFTSFTPVHYGNSMMSIGISVFVIVIAALNLFLDFDRIEKGAEQKMPKYMEWYGAMGLMITLVWLYIEFLRLLSKLSKK
- a CDS encoding DUF2480 family protein, which encodes MEEIINKVANSTLEVFDLEDYYPAGIRVQIDISQWLYEGFLLKEKDFREQLNKQDWSQYQDQYVAVTCGTDAIIPKWAIILVTMHLAPFAKKIINGYLEDLDAALYVEILSRIDYTVYQDKPVIIKGCSRKPVPMLAYVLAAQYLQRHAKSIMFGEACSAVPLYKSPKK